The genomic region CTGGGCAAAGCTGTTGGTGGCAGTGGATAGTGCCAGACAAAACACCAATAAAAAGCGGATCACCAGGGAACAACCGTACCGTCATACGCAATAAAGTCACCGCTCTGACTGGCCTTGAGCCCGTCGATGACCCTCCGCATTCCCTGCACCGAGGTCTGGGCGTCTATAAGTGCGTTCGGCCCCCCCATATCGGTTAACACCCAACCTGGATGCAACATGACAACTTTGATTTTTTCATCCGCTAAGTCGATTGATAACGATTTTGCACCCGCATTGAGCGCTGCTTTCGCGGAACGATAAAGATAGGCGCCACCGGAGGTGTTGTCCGTCATGGAGCCCATTTTGCTACTCAGTAAAACCACGGTAGCACTCTCTGCATTCACCAGATTGGAACGCAGTACTTCCACCATCTTGATCGGTGCAATGCTATTAACTTCGAACACATTTAACCATTCAGCGGTATCCAGCTTACCCAGCTCTTTGTTATCACCGTAATAACCGGCATTATTGATCAGCAAATGAATAACTTTATTACCCACTGTTTTTGAAAAGGCATTTCTTGACGCGTCGTCTGTGACATCCAACGTATAGATCATCAGTTTTTCGCCATAGTGGCTCTTAAGCTGCGACAACTCCCGGGATTGCTCGGGGTGTCTGGCGGTGGCTATTACCCGGTTACCTGCTTCCAGATACTGGCGGGTAAATTCAAGTCCGAGCCCGCGATTGGCTCCGGTAATTACAATCGTTTTCATCTTTTCCCTTCCATTATGATTTAACTCGTCAGTTCAAAAATCACTACTCAAACGGATCGTACTGTACCCGGGAAATTTCGTAGATCACTTCGCCTTTGGGTCGTTCAACAACAACGTCGTCCCCTTCCTGCTTTTTTAGCAGCGCTCGGGCAACCGGGGAATCTACACTAATCCAGCCGGCATCCAGATCGATTTCATCAGCACCCACCAGCCGGTAGCGCGCTGTTGAGCCGGTGTCCAGGTCTTGCAGCTCCACCCACGCACCAAAAAAGACTTTACTTTGATCGGCCGGACGCTGATCAACGCATTTCACTACTTCAAGGCGCTTCACAAGATAACGGATGCGCCGGTCGATTTCCCGTATTTGTTTTTTGCGGTAAATATATTCTGCATTTTCAGAACGGTCGCCTTCTGCAGCCGCTTCGCCCAGCGCTTTAGTTACTTCCGGACGCAGGTCATCACACAGATAGCGTAGCTCCGTCATCAGTTTATCGCGGCCTTGGGGAGTTATATAGGGGGCTGAGGGGGCGCTGGGTGGTCGGTATCGGCTCATTCCATTCCTGGCTAATTGCGATGAATCAAGTCTGGATTATCCGACAACTGCTTCACCATTTTATATTCCGCGTTAAGCACTTTCATCAGGCTACGCCCGGATATCTGATCCCTGTTTATCAAAAAATTAAACGACAGGTAACCACCCTCCTCCGGCTTGCAGTAAGGGAATAATCCGATCAGACCGCTGAAATACTCTCGTGGTGCTACAATCCGAATGTGCAGCCTGCCATTATCCTGCTCTACTGTACCCAGGTATTTATCGGTTAGTTTGGACACTTCCCGAATACTGACCACCGCCTGAGTTTCTTCAAACCCCGATGAACGCACACCGCCATCACACTTCACTTCATACCGCATACTGGCCCTTCCGGAGTTCGGATCTACGTCCAGGCTCTGAGACAATTTAAAAGTACTGACGATCATCTGAATCTGCGCATCATACTGCATGCTCATTCTCACTGCTTTTTTTATTTTTGGAGTACGTTCAGCAAAGCCGTTTTGTCGATGCTTTGACCTAATTTAGCACGGGAAGGGGCCAGAATACGAGCCTGAGCCGGTGGTTGTTTTCAGATCGTTTCGACATCAAACTGAGTTAGGCTCAACTTGCGTGGCGTACCATAATACTCACAAAGCGCCTGACGGAATTGCTCCGCCCGCCCAGGCAAGCCTTGGACCAGGTAGTGCCGTACCTGCTGATAGACCGCCTGTTTGAATCGAGCAGGATCTGTGGCTTCCCCTTGCAGATTATCGATGCTGACCCGAAAGCGGTAACCGGCGGCAACGGAAAGCATCCACTCGATTGCCTGCGGTTTGACTTCCACTGCTTCAAATAACCGCTGCTGCTCTGCATTACGTCCATCGGGCTGATACCAGTAACCGAAATCTTCCAGCCTACGGCGCTGCTCACCCGCCAACATCCAGTGCGCGCACTCATGCAACGCACTGCTGAAAAACCCATGAGCGAAGTGGATTTCGCTGAACAATCTGCCCTCCGACTGAGGCAAGTACACCGGCTCTGCACCACCGCGCACCAAACAGGTTTGATACTGTTTCTCAAAACACTCCCTAAACAACTGAATTAATTGACTATAGTGATGGTCGAACCGGGACTCGGGTGTAACAGCCATTGTCTTGATATTGCCTGATCAAAAGATTTCCATGCATGATAAACTACCGCGCTTTTCGACTCACCTATTTGATCCACGCTGCGGAATTATGAATTTCACCCTTAAACACCACCCAGTTTGGCAGGAATGCAAGAGCATCATCAGTCTGGCTTTTCCGATCCTGGTTGCCCAGTTTGCCCAAACTGCCAACGGCTTTGTTGATACGATTATGGCCGGTCAGGTGAGCGCCCAGGATTTGGCCGCGGTGGCCGTTGGGTCCGCCATCTGGGTGCCGGTATTCCTGTTTATGGTGGGTGTCATGCAGGGACTGACGCCGTTTGTGTCACAGCTCAAAGGGGGCGGGCGCACCGCTGCTATCGGAAGCGTCGTGCAACAAGGCCTGTGGTTAGCATTGCCACTTGGCCTATTGGGCTGGGCAGCATTACGTTCTATGCAGCCCGTATTGGCGCTGATGGATGTTTCTCGTGATATCGGCCCAATGATCATAGGTTATCTGGAAGGCCTGTCTTGGGGCTTCCCCGCCATCGCCCTGTTTCTGGCCTTGCGCAGTCTGACCGAGGGGATGTCGTTCACCCGGCCGGTGATGCTGGTAAGCCTGTTGGGACTGGCTGTCAACGTACCGGTTAACTATGTACTGATCTATGGCAAACTGGGTCTACCTGCGCTGGGCGGTGTCGGTTGCGGTTGGGCCACGTCCATTGTGATGTGGCTTATGTTAATTGTTATGGCGATCTACTCTGTCGGTTTTGATCAGCGCCAGGGCAGTCACACGTTCACGCAGTTTGCCAAGCCCCGGCTGGATAAAATCGGCAGCATTCTAAAAACCGGGTTACCCATCGGCTTGGCTATCTTTATCGAAGTGAGCCTGTTCTGTGTAATTGCCCTGTTTATAGCCGGAATTGACGCAACGGTGGTTGCCGGACACCAGATTGCGCTGAATGCCTCTTCCATGACGTTTATGATTCCGCTGAGCTTATCGTTGGCATTGACCGTCAGAGTGGGTACTAACCTGGGCAGAAATAGCCTTGACGGTGTCCACACCGCGGTCATCAGCGGCATCTATATCATTCTTGCTATAGCCATAATTAACAGCAGCTTACTGGCCTTTTTCCGAACCGATATTGCGTCCGCGTACACCCAGGATGCCGACGTTTTGGCAATCGCCAGCGGATTATTGCTGTTTGCCGCTTTATTTCAGTTTTCTGACTGCCTTCAAGTGGGCGCGAACGGCGTCCTACGCGGCATGAAAGACACCGCCATCCCCATGATGATGGTATTAATTGCCTATTGGTGCCTGGGCTTGCCCGTAGGCTATGTGCTGGGTTTAACAGACATCGTGGTACCGGCCATGGGGGCTAAAGGCTTCTGGATCGGCCTGCTGGTTGGCCTTACCGCAGCTGCGTTGATGCTCTGTTGGCGGGTGAGCTGGGCAATGAAACGATTGCAGATTCGCCGCTTCTCGCTGACCTCGACACCGGCCCTTCGAGGCTGCCCGGCTCCGGACTGACTGCTATTTATTCACTCTTTTTTACCACCTAATTACCTACGGATGGGCTCCGGAAGCAACGCAACGCTGGCTTTTTACTTTAATTTATACTTAGATATAAGAAAGCAGAGTAAGACATGACGACCCGGGCTGCGCATCACCACGCAACACGGTATACCCGGCTCCGGTCCGCGAGGGTAGTCGAATGAAGCCACAGTCATCGGATGATCGCAGCAACGTGATCGACCTGTTTTCTGGCCGCCCCATCGATGATGTGGTGGATCGTATAATTCGTATCACACCAGAACTCGATGGGCTGGAAATGTTGTACACCAACGACACTTCCCCCAATCGCCTTTACTCTCTCAAGATTGTTTGTTGGGCTTTGCGTGAATCCGGAGAGGTTGTGGGCTTGGTGCCCTGGCTGAACCAAGTCGTTCCTTGCACAGAAATCAATGACCCCCTGAACGGTCGCTGGGAAGGTTATCGTGATCCCGGCACCAACGATATTTTCTACAATACACCTCGTCATAAAATTATGGAGCTGGAATTAGCGGAAGAGTTTTATCACCTGGATCATGTCCGGGACGGTGAAATTGTGCAGGAAATTCCTGATGGCATCGGCACCCATGCCGTGTTGACTGACAACGGCTTTCGCTCATTCGTGCTGATCGAAGTGCTGAGCTGGCGTCTCATGGCGGACGGCACCGTCCATGCCATGCTGGTGGATGAAGAAAAAGTAAAGTCCACTCCGGTCTTGCCCGGCGATGAAAGTCTTTACTCGGCGCAGGAGCAAGCGGAGTTCAAGTATTTTTTCCAGCATCGCATTGCCAATAAAATCAAGGAACAAGATCCGGAAGCTCTGGCGGCGATATCTATGTTAATTGAAAGTTAACGACAATCCGTACTGGTTGCTAGCGGCTGCTACGGACCAAGTTGCTGTCCAACTTCTGGTTTTCATAGCTGAGTTTTATAAAATCAGGGTCCAGACGTCGACGGGACACCCTTGTCTCGTCGAGCACAAGTTCGTAGTTGCCAGCATTTCCGCCCATCACTAAATCCAGCTCCGGCTCCAGCTGATAACCCCCATCACCTTGTCTTCGCAGCTCCCCATTGATGTAAACCTGAACCCCGACAAGCGGATCGTACACCGTCACAACCTGTTCGCTACAGTCCCCCAGGAATAATCCATATAAGGAGCCGCCCACTACGGTGGAGTCTCCATTCTGATCGCCGATACTGAATGCTGCCCGGTCGACCCTGGAATCGATCAGGGTGATAGTGGCTATAAAGTGTGCCGAGCTTACACTCCAGTAGCTATCGACACCGTCTTGACTCAGCATGTTCAGAGCACGTCGGCTGAACAATAATTGCGTTGTACAGGTGTCACTGGTATACCAGCTTTCAACACTGAATGCCCGGCCGGATAAATTGAGCGATGGATCATATGGAACCCGCAGGGTGGCATCGTCCCGAAAGCGCACGCCCTGCCCCACAAAGGCTTCCCTTTTAGTCACCGCGCGGCCTTGTTCCTGCGCGTGATTGCGATTCGGACTGGAATCCGGTTCAACACCAGGGGCGTTATTGCCATCGTCGCCATCGCTAAAATGCCAGACGCCGGAATAATCTGCCCACAGCTGCTCTGGACTTTCCCCATTTGGAACGCTGCCATCAATCAAATCATCGTATTCCAAAGTAATGAAGCCCTGATCATTACTGCCTTCAATTTTCGGCACCAGCACCCAAACGTCCGCCACATTATTCAATTGATCCCAGCGTTCGACTTCATACGGCAAGGGCGTAATACCATCAGAAGCAACAAACCGGATATCCGCAGCTCCCGGTTGCACCGCGTTTATGATCTCCGAATCGCGTATGCGGATTAACACCGGCACATTGAAGACATCGCCTGTGACCCCGGCACCATTGTCTGTAGTATCAAACCAATAGTTCTGACTGGATGTAAATTCCGCTTCATCTGACCCCGTCATCGCAACATTCACAAACAGCTGCGCCGATTGACCGCCAAATTGTTGATAAATCACTCCCTCTTTCAACACTGTTCCCTGCTTAAGCCAGTCATCCGTGGGATCACTTTCAAAATAATCCGAGCTGCCACCATCTACCCACAATGCGCCGCTTTCAGACGATAAACCCAGCACACTTAAGTTATTCAGAATCAGGGAATTGCCCTGATCTTTCAGGTCGATTCTCTCAATATTGTTTAGCTTCTCCGGATTCAGACGAGTGATGTCCAGGCTAATGTTTTGCCCGGTCAATTCCAGCGTATCCGTTCCACGACCGCCATCCACGCGGAAGAATTCAGTATCAGAAACGCTGATCCTGTCATCGCCGGCACCTGCTGCAATCGCATCAGCACCGCCACTTCCTTCAATTTGATCCGCACCGCTGGTACCGACAATGTTATTCGCTGCAGAATTACCCGTTAAAGGTAAAACATTTGAAAACAGGTTACGCCCCCGGTAAACACTTACCTGACCTGCACCTGGGCTCCCCATCGCAATGTCGCTGAAGCCATCCCCATTCGTATCGCCAGCGGTAACACTGTGGCCCAACCCATCTCCGGCATTAACGCCAAGGAACCAAAGGCCATCGACCGCAGAAAATGAATTAAGATCCAGGTATTCCTGTGCCGCACTTTCACTCCCTAACACAAGATAAGCCCCGCCGACTCCGGATTGGGTCGATATGTCAGAGCCGGATTTACGATAGGCACCCAGAATAAGATCGTCCAGACCGTCCCCGTTTATGTCTCCGGCCCCCGAAATACTGTGTCCCAAAAAATCGCCCCCGGCCGCTCCCGCGATCGCCGTACCCTGCGGTCCGGTTATCTGATCGAGATCCAGCGAAACGGAATTTGATTTTGCACCGTAAACGACCCACACCGATCCTTGATTCGCTCCCTGATCCCCGCTTCGTCCCGGCTGCGAAACCACCAAGTCAGCAATACCATCACCGTTAAATTCCGCCGAGCCCAATGCATATCCCAAGAAACCCTCACTTTGTGCGGCCTCCACTCGCATGCCCGCAGCTGCACTCATGGTGCTTAGTTCTACCGTGCTGCTACGGCCGGTTGCCGTATTTCCGTATACAACGAACACGGCACCACTTTGCCGTGCACTAACACCCGCTCCCGGAGCGCCAAGTGCCAGGTCATCGATGCCATCGGCGTTCAAATCGCCGATAAACTGCGCGCCCTGACCCAAATACCAATCGGTAAACGGGCTCCCCGCAGCGGTGTACTGAATCATAAAACCACGGCCACCCAATCCGGCAGCTGATAATGTCAGATCATTCTGCTGCGCGCTGGCCTCACCCCAGATTAAATAAGCGAGCCCTGAGTTAACACCGTTTCGATCACTTGAAGGATGCCCTATCAGCAGATCATTCACACCATCAGCATTGAAATCGCCCAACGACAATCCCTGGCCGTTTCCGGATAATGCTTCTGTAATCGCCGATGACTGGCCCAAACGCTGGTCTGCTTCAGTAGACTGTATAGTAAACCCCGGCAATTGATTGAGGTCGATTGCGGGACGGGTCACACCCCTTAATCCCCACACAACATAAATGGCACCGGCATTGATTGCACCGCTGTCACTTCCTGGTGCAGACATAATCAGATCGTCCACACCGTC from Ketobacter sp. MCCC 1A13808 harbors:
- a CDS encoding SDR family oxidoreductase — protein: MKTIVITGANRGLGLEFTRQYLEAGNRVIATARHPEQSRELSQLKSHYGEKLMIYTLDVTDDASRNAFSKTVGNKVIHLLINNAGYYGDNKELGKLDTAEWLNVFEVNSIAPIKMVEVLRSNLVNAESATVVLLSSKMGSMTDNTSGGAYLYRSAKAALNAGAKSLSIDLADEKIKVVMLHPGWVLTDMGGPNALIDAQTSVQGMRRVIDGLKASQSGDFIAYDGTVVPW
- the greB gene encoding transcription elongation factor GreB, producing the protein MSRYRPPSAPSAPYITPQGRDKLMTELRYLCDDLRPEVTKALGEAAAEGDRSENAEYIYRKKQIREIDRRIRYLVKRLEVVKCVDQRPADQSKVFFGAWVELQDLDTGSTARYRLVGADEIDLDAGWISVDSPVARALLKKQEGDDVVVERPKGEVIYEISRVQYDPFE
- a CDS encoding elongation factor P hydroxylase, giving the protein MAVTPESRFDHHYSQLIQLFRECFEKQYQTCLVRGGAEPVYLPQSEGRLFSEIHFAHGFFSSALHECAHWMLAGEQRRRLEDFGYWYQPDGRNAEQQRLFEAVEVKPQAIEWMLSVAAGYRFRVSIDNLQGEATDPARFKQAVYQQVRHYLVQGLPGRAEQFRQALCEYYGTPRKLSLTQFDVETI
- a CDS encoding MATE family efflux transporter; translation: MHDKLPRFSTHLFDPRCGIMNFTLKHHPVWQECKSIISLAFPILVAQFAQTANGFVDTIMAGQVSAQDLAAVAVGSAIWVPVFLFMVGVMQGLTPFVSQLKGGGRTAAIGSVVQQGLWLALPLGLLGWAALRSMQPVLALMDVSRDIGPMIIGYLEGLSWGFPAIALFLALRSLTEGMSFTRPVMLVSLLGLAVNVPVNYVLIYGKLGLPALGGVGCGWATSIVMWLMLIVMAIYSVGFDQRQGSHTFTQFAKPRLDKIGSILKTGLPIGLAIFIEVSLFCVIALFIAGIDATVVAGHQIALNASSMTFMIPLSLSLALTVRVGTNLGRNSLDGVHTAVISGIYIILAIAIINSSLLAFFRTDIASAYTQDADVLAIASGLLLFAALFQFSDCLQVGANGVLRGMKDTAIPMMMVLIAYWCLGLPVGYVLGLTDIVVPAMGAKGFWIGLLVGLTAAALMLCWRVSWAMKRLQIRRFSLTSTPALRGCPAPD
- a CDS encoding DUF2341 domain-containing protein, coding for MRSPVYRTHRLTYLSIVFIFSIILTACGGSSGSSSALSTTADRAVDDSDSADTGGEPVAPGDAVVVPRVLYIETDSGLIDSGRIADSTVQFHGLATPLATVQLTLNAVVAGTTVADDDGHWMLDYRPVELEPGTYSITVKSELLTGQVSLSEQPYVFEYNPNLPPEPPVYEPGITDFVIRSPESGSRFGWALSGSGDLNGDGFEDWVVSAPDSQSGRGEVIVVWGRANESRSELELPLSEADGFSVFGLQEGDLLGESLAVGDFNADGVDDLIMSAPGSDSGAINAGAIYVVWGLRGVTRPAIDLNQLPGFTIQSTEADQRLGQSSAITEALSGNGQGLSLGDFNADGVNDLLIGHPSSDRNGVNSGLAYLIWGEASAQQNDLTLSAAGLGGRGFMIQYTAAGSPFTDWYLGQGAQFIGDLNADGIDDLALGAPGAGVSARQSGAVFVVYGNTATGRSSTVELSTMSAAAGMRVEAAQSEGFLGYALGSAEFNGDGIADLVVSQPGRSGDQGANQGSVWVVYGAKSNSVSLDLDQITGPQGTAIAGAAGGDFLGHSISGAGDINGDGLDDLILGAYRKSGSDISTQSGVGGAYLVLGSESAAQEYLDLNSFSAVDGLWFLGVNAGDGLGHSVTAGDTNGDGFSDIAMGSPGAGQVSVYRGRNLFSNVLPLTGNSAANNIVGTSGADQIEGSGGADAIAAGAGDDRISVSDTEFFRVDGGRGTDTLELTGQNISLDITRLNPEKLNNIERIDLKDQGNSLILNNLSVLGLSSESGALWVDGGSSDYFESDPTDDWLKQGTVLKEGVIYQQFGGQSAQLFVNVAMTGSDEAEFTSSQNYWFDTTDNGAGVTGDVFNVPVLIRIRDSEIINAVQPGAADIRFVASDGITPLPYEVERWDQLNNVADVWVLVPKIEGSNDQGFITLEYDDLIDGSVPNGESPEQLWADYSGVWHFSDGDDGNNAPGVEPDSSPNRNHAQEQGRAVTKREAFVGQGVRFRDDATLRVPYDPSLNLSGRAFSVESWYTSDTCTTQLLFSRRALNMLSQDGVDSYWSVSSAHFIATITLIDSRVDRAAFSIGDQNGDSTVVGGSLYGLFLGDCSEQVVTVYDPLVGVQVYINGELRRQGDGGYQLEPELDLVMGGNAGNYELVLDETRVSRRRLDPDFIKLSYENQKLDSNLVRSSR